One Oscillospiraceae bacterium genomic region harbors:
- a CDS encoding type II toxin-antitoxin system RelB/DinJ family antitoxin: MENIVSAAKTDVFRVRINPEIKQELESVYAKNGLTLTDAINVFFQQSLNAGGFPFAVTEDNAEIIKAKALSRLTKQLQEAQDDPVSYSEDEVYKMFGVEK; the protein is encoded by the coding sequence ATGGAAAACATTGTTTCGGCAGCTAAAACGGATGTGTTCCGCGTTCGCATCAACCCGGAAATTAAGCAGGAACTGGAATCTGTGTATGCAAAGAACGGTCTTACCCTGACCGATGCCATCAACGTGTTTTTCCAGCAGTCGCTGAACGCTGGCGGCTTTCCCTTTGCCGTAACAGAGGACAACGCGGAGATCATCAAGGCAAAGGCTCTCTCCCGGCTGACAAAGCAGTTGCAGGAAGCGCAGGATGATCCGGTTTCTTACTCCGAGGATGAAGTATACAAGATGTTCGGAGTAGAGAAATGA
- a CDS encoding ABC transporter substrate-binding protein: MKKIVALLMASAMAASLAACGGSAQSSEATSTAPAESTAAESTATDGKKYEGVELTMWSMWSAGEVQANAIQAAADAFEAETGAHVNIEWKGRDVNTLISAALESGEKLDIFEDDYNRIGHAYAPYTYDLTEMADAVGYDDFSYACFNDQSKEWAGYLNSIVEQPQIGGIFYNKDAFDACGITDTPKTWDEFLTVCQTLKDNGYEPLALDGAYANFNFYNHLVRHLGEDAIAELGKNGGWADNEAAVAAAQEIIDFVNAGYLAEGAPDAYPASQTKVGLGTAAMVVCANYVTSEVDAAVGEPVNWGFFNYPEVEGNVDASAYAGANSLAISSNCENPQAAFDFIMTIVTGTCGQELVDNGGQIPADTRLKESVLAGSVETLKNTTTPMSWCGSLNTLDGWSSIKSSMIELFEGKYATGADYCAYLDTLCG; encoded by the coding sequence ATGAAGAAAATCGTTGCACTTTTGATGGCTTCTGCTATGGCAGCATCTCTGGCTGCTTGTGGTGGCAGCGCTCAAAGTTCGGAAGCTACCTCTACTGCTCCGGCTGAATCCACGGCTGCCGAGTCTACGGCTACTGATGGCAAGAAGTATGAGGGCGTTGAGTTGACCATGTGGTCTATGTGGTCTGCCGGTGAGGTTCAGGCAAATGCAATTCAGGCCGCCGCTGACGCTTTCGAGGCTGAAACTGGCGCACACGTCAACATCGAGTGGAAAGGCCGCGATGTCAACACCCTGATTTCTGCCGCGCTGGAATCTGGCGAAAAACTGGACATCTTCGAGGATGATTACAACCGTATCGGCCACGCTTACGCTCCCTACACCTACGACCTGACCGAGATGGCAGACGCTGTCGGTTATGATGACTTCAGCTACGCTTGCTTTAACGATCAGTCCAAAGAATGGGCTGGCTACCTGAACTCCATCGTAGAGCAGCCCCAGATTGGCGGTATCTTCTACAACAAGGACGCTTTCGATGCCTGTGGCATTACCGACACCCCCAAGACTTGGGATGAGTTCCTGACTGTCTGCCAGACCCTGAAAGACAACGGCTATGAGCCGCTGGCGCTGGACGGTGCTTACGCAAACTTCAACTTCTACAACCATCTGGTTCGTCATCTGGGTGAGGACGCCATTGCTGAACTGGGCAAGAACGGCGGCTGGGCTGATAATGAAGCTGCTGTGGCGGCTGCGCAGGAAATCATTGATTTCGTGAACGCTGGTTATCTGGCCGAAGGCGCACCTGATGCCTACCCCGCCAGCCAGACCAAGGTTGGCCTTGGCACGGCTGCTATGGTTGTTTGCGCAAACTATGTCACTTCTGAGGTTGACGCTGCGGTTGGCGAGCCTGTAAACTGGGGCTTCTTCAACTATCCCGAAGTCGAGGGCAATGTTGATGCTTCTGCTTACGCCGGTGCAAACTCTCTGGCCATCTCCTCTAACTGCGAGAACCCGCAGGCTGCATTTGACTTCATTATGACCATCGTTACCGGCACTTGCGGTCAGGAACTGGTTGACAACGGCGGCCAGATTCCCGCTGACACCCGCCTGAAAGAGTCTGTCCTGGCCGGTTCTGTTGAGACGCTGAAGAACACCACCACCCCGATGAGCTGGTGCGGTTCTCTGAACACGCTGGACGGCTGGTCCTCCATCAAGAGTTCCATGATTGAGCTGTTCGAAGGCAAGTACGCAACCGGCGCTGACTACTGCGCTTACTTGGATACCCTGTGCGGCTAA
- a CDS encoding M23 family metallopeptidase yields MMENDTQNSQQAASTALHNAPKLAKIAQAGVQGGPAGAATEAAVQYCKEILVVAIAVLLLPVLVLLMLPGAIFGTLTQPSTAVNDDLEVAANVMQLRNAVSDILQVAYEDTLAEIESERASLTYSDIDDSVGGHVSYNAFQLISMYSAYQGEDDYTKISLADLSAQVQAHRTEYYTYTTSEEVRTEPVQKEVRGQTITVQEDHTYTVFTLSYVGDDYFADTVWQLDDKQKSCADAYAHNLTVYLHEIEEHEGITILGQINDALIDDTSPAPSGGFGNPFNDPNWEQHITSFFGKREDVGIPGKDTTNHNGLDIAYPYGTPILAVEGGTVIKSGYHVSYGNYLVINHGGGYCTLYAHCSQLLAQVGDTVNKYDTIAKVGATGDVTGNHLHICVIIDGVYVNPKGYLH; encoded by the coding sequence ATGATGGAAAACGATACCCAAAATTCTCAGCAGGCCGCCTCAACGGCACTTCACAATGCGCCCAAACTTGCCAAAATCGCGCAAGCGGGAGTGCAGGGCGGTCCCGCCGGGGCTGCTACTGAAGCTGCGGTGCAGTATTGCAAGGAAATACTGGTCGTTGCCATTGCAGTCTTGCTGCTGCCGGTTCTGGTTCTGCTCATGCTGCCCGGTGCGATTTTCGGTACGCTGACACAGCCCAGCACTGCGGTCAATGATGATTTGGAAGTTGCTGCCAACGTGATGCAGCTTCGCAATGCCGTATCGGATATTTTGCAGGTTGCATACGAGGATACCCTTGCCGAAATAGAATCCGAGCGTGCAAGCCTCACCTACAGCGACATTGATGATTCCGTGGGCGGTCATGTTTCTTACAATGCCTTTCAACTCATTTCTATGTACTCCGCTTACCAAGGAGAGGACGACTATACCAAAATCAGCCTGGCTGACCTTTCCGCACAGGTACAAGCGCACCGGACAGAATATTATACCTACACTACTTCCGAGGAAGTTCGCACCGAACCTGTGCAGAAAGAGGTGCGTGGGCAAACCATAACCGTTCAAGAGGATCACACTTACACCGTTTTCACACTCTCCTATGTGGGCGATGACTACTTTGCCGACACGGTCTGGCAGCTTGACGACAAGCAGAAAAGCTGTGCCGATGCCTATGCGCATAACCTGACTGTCTATCTCCACGAAATAGAAGAACATGAGGGTATTACGATTTTGGGGCAAATCAACGATGCACTTATTGATGATACCTCCCCTGCTCCGAGCGGCGGGTTCGGCAATCCATTCAATGACCCGAACTGGGAACAGCACATTACTTCTTTCTTCGGCAAACGCGAGGATGTCGGCATTCCCGGCAAGGATACCACCAACCACAATGGCTTGGACATTGCCTATCCCTATGGCACACCAATTCTGGCAGTGGAGGGCGGCACGGTCATTAAATCAGGGTATCACGTCAGTTATGGAAATTATCTGGTCATCAACCACGGCGGCGGGTACTGTACCCTTTATGCCCATTGCAGCCAGCTTTTGGCTCAGGTTGGCGATACGGTGAACAAATACGACACCATTGCCAAAGTCGGTGCTACCGGCGATGTGACCGGAAATCATCTGCATATCTGCGTCATTATCGACGGGGTCTACGTCAACCCAAAAGGGTATCTGCACTAA
- a CDS encoding sugar ABC transporter permease — protein sequence MKKNKTMIFLFILPTVLCLLFMYVYPVVRTVIMSFFKVESLTASTSTWSFYGLQNYFKILRNAGFISSIKNMVMIWLVGGIITMCLSMLMAVILTSGIRGAKFFKAAIYMPNIISAVALATMWIQYVFNYDYGLLNQIVKAFGGENVRWLGTDLIFWAMMIAFIFGSVGYYMLIFISGIEGIPQDLYEAATIDGANIFDRFFQITLPLLKGVIRTCVTFWSINATTFFLWTKMFSPINTETATIVPVVYLYDTVFGGKGVVERDAGAGAAIGVVLTLIIIVVYVITNLILKDSDLEY from the coding sequence ATGAAAAAGAACAAGACAATGATTTTCCTATTCATTCTGCCCACCGTTCTTTGCCTGTTGTTCATGTATGTCTATCCGGTCGTTCGGACAGTTATCATGAGTTTCTTTAAGGTAGAGAGCCTTACGGCATCTACAAGCACATGGAGCTTCTATGGGCTGCAAAACTATTTCAAAATCCTGCGCAATGCCGGTTTTATCAGTTCCATAAAAAACATGGTGATGATTTGGCTGGTAGGCGGCATCATTACCATGTGCCTGTCCATGTTGATGGCCGTGATTTTGACCAGTGGCATCCGCGGCGCAAAATTCTTCAAGGCCGCCATTTATATGCCCAATATCATCAGCGCCGTGGCACTGGCCACCATGTGGATTCAGTATGTGTTCAACTATGATTATGGTCTGCTGAACCAGATCGTCAAAGCATTCGGCGGCGAGAATGTCCGCTGGCTGGGTACGGACCTGATTTTCTGGGCTATGATGATTGCTTTCATTTTTGGCAGTGTTGGTTACTATATGCTGATTTTCATCAGCGGCATCGAAGGTATCCCGCAGGATTTGTACGAAGCTGCCACTATCGACGGCGCGAATATCTTTGACCGCTTCTTCCAGATTACGCTGCCCCTGCTGAAAGGCGTCATCCGTACCTGCGTTACTTTCTGGAGCATCAATGCTACCACATTCTTCCTGTGGACGAAGATGTTCTCCCCCATTAACACGGAAACGGCCACCATTGTGCCCGTTGTGTACCTGTACGATACGGTGTTTGGCGGCAAGGGCGTTGTCGAGCGCGATGCTGGTGCAGGCGCAGCGATTGGCGTTGTGCTGACTTTGATTATCATTGTTGTGTACGTTATCACCAACCTGATCTTGAAAGACTCGGATCTGGAGTATTAA
- a CDS encoding carbohydrate ABC transporter permease → MGKYHDRINWKKELQLLPGYIIVCAWVALTAAILFWIVCASLSSTKEILTGRVMDFSNGLKWDNYVTAWNTQNVSLYFFNSLVYAIVSCVGVLLISAPGAYVLSRWKFVGGKAIRIGLVIAMSVPTIMIIMPLYSLAVQWGIKGRVLLVVLYIMLRVPYTTIYLLDFFSSLSRSYEEAAYIDGCSHSRTFWQIMLPLVQPAIITVTIFNFMSVWNEFFMALIFTTSDSMTPVGVGLLQIVNAMKYSGQYGAMFAAVIIVFMPTFLLYLFLSEKIIVGATSGGVKG, encoded by the coding sequence ATGGGAAAATATCACGATAGAATCAACTGGAAGAAAGAGCTTCAGCTTCTGCCCGGTTATATCATTGTTTGCGCGTGGGTCGCGCTTACGGCTGCCATCCTGTTCTGGATTGTCTGCGCCAGCCTTTCCTCAACAAAGGAAATTCTGACGGGCCGTGTTATGGACTTTTCCAATGGCCTGAAGTGGGATAACTACGTCACAGCTTGGAACACCCAAAATGTATCGCTGTATTTCTTCAACAGCTTGGTTTATGCTATTGTTTCCTGTGTGGGCGTATTGCTTATTTCCGCGCCCGGTGCTTATGTGCTTTCTCGCTGGAAGTTTGTCGGCGGTAAGGCCATCCGTATCGGCTTGGTCATTGCCATGAGTGTTCCCACCATTATGATCATCATGCCTCTCTACTCTTTGGCTGTGCAGTGGGGCATCAAGGGGCGCGTGCTGTTGGTTGTGCTGTACATTATGCTGCGCGTACCGTATACCACGATTTACCTACTGGATTTCTTCTCCTCACTGTCCCGGTCTTATGAGGAGGCGGCCTACATTGACGGATGCAGCCATTCTCGGACGTTCTGGCAGATTATGCTGCCGCTGGTTCAGCCCGCCATTATTACGGTTACGATTTTCAACTTCATGTCTGTGTGGAACGAGTTCTTCATGGCGTTGATTTTCACTACCAGCGATTCTATGACCCCTGTTGGTGTCGGTTTGTTGCAGATTGTCAACGCAATGAAATATTCCGGCCAGTACGGTGCTATGTTTGCCGCAGTTATCATTGTGTTCATGCCTACTTTCCTGCTGTATCTTTTCCTGTCTGAAAAGATTATTGTCGGTGCTACCAGTGGCGGCGTTAAGGGCTGA
- the gnpA gene encoding 1,3-beta-galactosyl-N-acetylhexosamine phosphorylase: MNDVRKMGRVTIPTDTDAVSETLDLLKRWGADAIRDCDGTEFPQELKDTGAKIYATYYTTRKDNAWAKANPDETQQCYIMTPFYTAEGGALTIPLMTGISRELMKVNDHDDIARWWEVMDRTTGEPVPTADWHYDAARESVVIDPPAAYHEYTVSFLAYLIWDPVHMYNSVINDWKDVEHQIPFDVRQPKTHAYTLRRLREYLESHPYVNVVRFTTFFHLFTLVFDELRREKYVDWYGYSASVCPYILEQFEKEVGYKFRPEFIIDQGYYNNQYRVPSKEYKDFQAFQRREVAGLMKEMTDIVHAYGKEAMMFLGDHWIGCEPFMPEFQQSGVDAIVGSVGNGSTLRLISDIPGVKYTEGRFLPYFFPDTFHEGGDPVREAKENWVTARRAILRKPIDRIGYGGYLKLACEFPEFLDYVESVCNEFRELYENIKGTTPYCVKTVAVLNSWGQQRAWGCHMVHHALYQKQNYSYAGVIEALSGAPFDVRFISFDDIKADPKVLDGIDVLINVGDGDTAHTGGKVWEDPDVSSAVKGFVHRGGGLIGVGEPGGHQYQGRYLQLSAPLGVEKETGFTLNYDKYNWDEHRDHFILTDCPDHDVDFGEGKKSIFALEGTEILIQRDKEVQMAAHEYGKGRGVYISGLPYSFVNNRVLYRAILWAAHDEADLHKWFSTNYNVEVHAYVKNGKYCVVNNTYEPQDTTVYTGDGSSFDLHMDANEIKWYNL, translated from the coding sequence ATGAATGATGTAAGAAAAATGGGCCGCGTGACGATTCCCACTGATACGGACGCAGTGTCTGAAACCCTCGACCTGTTGAAGCGCTGGGGCGCGGATGCCATCCGCGACTGCGATGGCACTGAGTTCCCGCAGGAGCTAAAGGACACCGGCGCAAAGATTTACGCCACCTATTACACTACCCGTAAGGACAACGCATGGGCAAAGGCCAACCCCGACGAAACCCAGCAGTGCTACATTATGACGCCGTTCTACACCGCTGAAGGCGGTGCGCTGACCATCCCCCTGATGACGGGCATCAGCCGTGAACTGATGAAAGTCAACGACCATGACGATATTGCCCGCTGGTGGGAGGTCATGGACCGCACGACGGGCGAGCCTGTCCCCACCGCCGACTGGCACTATGATGCCGCCCGCGAAAGCGTTGTCATCGACCCCCCCGCCGCCTACCACGAGTACACGGTCAGCTTTTTGGCGTACCTGATCTGGGACCCTGTTCATATGTACAACTCCGTCATCAATGACTGGAAGGATGTCGAACACCAGATCCCGTTCGATGTGCGCCAGCCCAAGACCCACGCCTACACCCTGCGCCGTCTGCGCGAGTATCTGGAAAGCCACCCCTATGTCAACGTTGTGCGCTTTACGACCTTCTTCCACCTGTTCACGCTGGTGTTTGACGAGCTGCGCCGCGAGAAGTACGTGGACTGGTACGGCTATTCGGCTTCTGTCTGCCCCTATATTTTGGAACAGTTTGAGAAGGAAGTCGGCTACAAGTTCCGCCCGGAGTTCATCATCGACCAGGGCTACTACAACAACCAGTACCGTGTGCCGAGCAAGGAATATAAGGATTTCCAGGCATTCCAGCGCCGCGAGGTCGCCGGGCTGATGAAGGAAATGACCGACATCGTCCACGCCTACGGCAAGGAAGCCATGATGTTCCTGGGTGACCACTGGATCGGCTGTGAGCCGTTTATGCCGGAATTTCAGCAGTCCGGCGTGGATGCCATTGTCGGCAGTGTCGGCAACGGCAGCACCCTGCGCCTGATTTCCGACATTCCCGGCGTCAAGTACACCGAGGGTCGCTTCCTGCCCTACTTCTTCCCCGATACCTTCCACGAGGGCGGCGACCCTGTGCGCGAAGCCAAGGAAAACTGGGTCACCGCACGCCGCGCCATCCTGCGCAAGCCCATTGACCGCATCGGCTACGGCGGCTATCTGAAACTTGCCTGCGAGTTCCCGGAGTTCCTCGACTATGTCGAGAGCGTCTGCAACGAGTTCCGCGAACTGTACGAGAACATCAAGGGCACCACGCCCTACTGCGTCAAGACTGTGGCTGTGCTGAACAGCTGGGGGCAGCAACGCGCGTGGGGCTGCCACATGGTCCACCATGCGCTGTACCAGAAGCAGAATTACAGCTATGCGGGCGTGATCGAAGCGTTGTCCGGCGCACCGTTTGATGTGAGGTTTATCAGCTTTGACGATATCAAAGCCGACCCGAAGGTGCTGGACGGCATCGACGTCCTCATCAACGTCGGCGACGGCGACACCGCCCACACCGGCGGCAAGGTCTGGGAGGACCCGGATGTTTCCTCCGCCGTCAAGGGCTTTGTCCATCGCGGCGGCGGTCTGATCGGTGTCGGCGAACCCGGCGGTCACCAGTATCAGGGGCGCTATTTGCAGCTGTCCGCACCGCTCGGCGTGGAGAAAGAAACCGGCTTCACGCTTAACTACGACAAGTACAACTGGGACGAGCACCGTGACCACTTTATTCTGACCGACTGCCCCGACCATGACGTGGACTTCGGCGAGGGGAAGAAGAGCATCTTTGCGCTGGAAGGCACCGAGATTCTGATTCAGCGCGACAAGGAAGTGCAGATGGCCGCGCACGAGTATGGCAAGGGCCGCGGCGTGTACATCAGCGGCCTGCCCTACAGCTTTGTGAACAACCGCGTGCTGTACCGCGCTATTCTGTGGGCTGCCCACGATGAGGCCGACCTGCACAAGTGGTTCAGCACGAACTACAATGTCGAAGTACATGCCTACGTCAAGAACGGCAAGTATTGCGTGGTAAACAACACCTACGAGCCGCAGGATACCACCGTTTATACCGGCGATGGCAGCAGCTTCGACCTGCACATGGACGCGAACGAGATCAAGTGGTATAATCTGTAA
- a CDS encoding AraC family transcriptional regulator, producing the protein MSHINYAFNPEDDALPRDKMKLRNIASTKYSGDWPSIPHSHSYAELFYIVDGEGQFQINDKLFPVQAHQLVVVNPNVIHTEVSFESHPLEYIVLGIEGLEFTISDAAEGSFCIYTFKEDNDVLVCMRKILREMQNRESSFQILCQAYMDIIVVQLMRNASVSAVPIHSRLPANRQCATVKRYIDHHYKENITLDQLAEKVSITKYYMVHAFKREYGVSPINYIINCRIKEGKRLLAETDLSLSQIAAILGFSSSSYFSQTFRNAEGTSPTEYRKANQVKF; encoded by the coding sequence ATGAGCCACATCAACTATGCTTTCAACCCGGAGGATGACGCACTCCCCCGCGACAAGATGAAGCTGCGCAATATAGCCTCTACAAAATACAGCGGCGATTGGCCCTCCATCCCACATTCCCATAGCTACGCAGAGCTATTTTATATTGTCGATGGCGAGGGGCAGTTTCAGATCAATGACAAGCTGTTCCCCGTGCAGGCGCACCAGCTGGTCGTGGTCAATCCCAACGTCATCCACACCGAAGTCAGCTTTGAATCACACCCGTTGGAATATATTGTGCTTGGCATCGAAGGGCTGGAATTTACGATTTCCGATGCCGCCGAGGGCAGCTTTTGCATTTATACCTTTAAAGAGGATAACGATGTGCTGGTCTGTATGCGCAAGATCCTGCGGGAAATGCAGAACCGAGAGTCGAGTTTCCAGATACTTTGCCAGGCCTACATGGATATTATCGTTGTACAGCTGATGCGCAACGCCAGTGTTTCGGCTGTGCCGATCCACTCCCGCCTGCCTGCCAACCGCCAGTGTGCAACGGTAAAGCGCTACATTGACCACCATTATAAGGAAAATATCACGCTGGACCAGCTGGCAGAAAAGGTCAGCATCACCAAATATTATATGGTACACGCCTTTAAGCGCGAATACGGTGTTTCGCCCATCAATTATATCATCAACTGCCGCATAAAAGAAGGAAAGCGTCTCCTGGCCGAGACGGACCTTTCTCTCTCTCAGATCGCAGCTATTCTGGGCTTTTCTTCTTCCAGCTACTTCTCCCAAACTTTCCGCAATGCAGAAGGAACCTCGCCAACAGAGTACCGGAAAGCAAACCAGGTGAAATTTTAA
- a CDS encoding type II toxin-antitoxin system RelE/ParE family toxin, whose product MRVIYKRTAVKDMEATRDYIAGRLKNPKAAKKLMTALLKAISLLVDNPYMGAALAEKFEITTDVRYFVVSKQLIFYHVDEEHSTIEILRVLDGRTDYLSVLFG is encoded by the coding sequence ATGAGGGTAATCTATAAAAGAACCGCCGTTAAGGATATGGAAGCAACCCGTGACTACATCGCCGGGCGGCTGAAGAACCCGAAAGCTGCCAAAAAGCTGATGACCGCGCTGCTGAAAGCTATATCTTTGCTGGTAGATAACCCGTATATGGGTGCAGCACTGGCAGAAAAGTTTGAAATCACCACGGATGTGCGCTACTTTGTGGTGTCAAAGCAGTTGATTTTCTACCATGTGGACGAGGAACACAGCACAATAGAGATACTTCGGGTATTGGACGGCCGGACAGATTATTTGTCAGTACTGTTCGGATAA